The following are encoded together in the Ruficoccus amylovorans genome:
- a CDS encoding sugar phosphate isomerase/epimerase family protein: MRKYSAILGNLGNTCDRFCSRYKDNPSSIEMLKQAGKIDGISGIELVGTWDIRPDNVKKMKSALNDLNFECVSIIPDLFSEAIWRFGSISAKDPSVRQEAMGYLRTMCGIAEEMDCRIVNLWPGQDGFDYLFQGNYLDERNWLVENVAQLAGEFPYLKFALEYKPKEPRTHSYMARMADTLLVCLQTGMDNVGVTIDTGHAFMAGENVSESIVLARQAGDKLFHMHFNDNYKSWDDDMIAGSVHSLEYIEMLYWLDKCAYDGWFSMDQYPYREDATGAIAESINWLKAFDNKMCSSREDIAQTINDGDAVKTSALMRRILFGK, from the coding sequence ATGAGAAAATATTCAGCTATTCTTGGTAACCTTGGTAACACTTGCGACCGTTTTTGCAGTCGTTATAAGGATAATCCATCTTCCATTGAGATGCTCAAACAAGCTGGGAAAATTGATGGGATTTCTGGTATCGAACTTGTTGGGACTTGGGACATTCGCCCCGACAATGTAAAAAAAATGAAGTCAGCTCTCAATGATTTAAATTTTGAGTGTGTCTCGATTATCCCTGATCTCTTTTCAGAAGCCATATGGCGTTTTGGAAGTATTTCAGCCAAAGATCCGTCTGTTCGTCAGGAAGCAATGGGCTACTTGCGGACGATGTGTGGAATCGCTGAAGAGATGGACTGTCGCATCGTCAATTTATGGCCTGGACAAGATGGATTTGATTACTTGTTTCAAGGGAATTACTTGGATGAGCGTAATTGGCTAGTTGAAAACGTTGCGCAATTAGCAGGTGAATTCCCTTATCTGAAATTCGCCTTGGAGTATAAGCCTAAAGAGCCTCGAACGCATTCTTATATGGCACGGATGGCTGATACTTTGCTGGTTTGTTTACAGACTGGTATGGATAATGTAGGTGTCACGATTGATACGGGGCATGCCTTCATGGCAGGTGAGAACGTTTCTGAGTCTATCGTACTGGCAAGGCAGGCTGGCGATAAGCTATTTCACATGCATTTCAATGACAATTATAAATCATGGGATGATGATATGATCGCAGGCTCCGTACACTCGCTGGAGTATATTGAGATGCTTTATTGGTTGGATAAATGCGCTTACGATGGCTGGTTCTCAATGGATCAGTATCCTTATCGTGAGGATGCTACAGGAGCTATAGCTGAGAGTATTAATTGGCTTAAGGCATTTGATAATAAGATGTGTTCAAGCCGAGAGGACATTGCTCAAACAATTAATGACGGTGATGCTGTGAAAACTTCAGCCCTCATGCGTAGAATACTATTCGGGAAGTAA
- a CDS encoding alpha-L-rhamnosidase C-terminal domain-containing protein: protein MYDAFEQSPYKNGRWIAPHNSEDIQNFYFRARTQFDLSDRLERAVLHLCADSYYLLFVNGLEVSRGPARGTHTHNYYDSLDVATYLRPGRNVIAVLVQCMNYDTFVAAPVQPGLIAEIDGVVATDASWEVSIGNDWRRDVESYSIQVGHSEWRDMRLEPLGWTLADDSVAWEPAWVIPLSSQLYAKKLLPRSIPALIERIIFPVDIPVVASVPEVADLCAVEISEWMLQEAYSTPSESRITGLATVLSGQEGNARIEPAPDGSGITIIFNFEAEIAGRFKLELTAPEGTVVDVCYNESVKDERLAIKHSQDSYHFVDRYVLREGRQTIGSSVYDRGFKMVQIVLRNFGSTVEIHKVSAIENRYPFVKRGSFHCDDMLLNRIWDVCCETLEACTTDVFTDCPWRERAYWVNDLIVENKTSLQAFGASEVHRRAFRMAFSEVREGELFAGVCPCPDGYDHLVLVPTNLFVVLMLKDYLMHSGDKQLIRELLPKITIILETFSRWTDDRGLVSPDERYWNFFDWSYELNDISLNGKTTSLLNYLYVMAMKSMLEMAEISAAKVDDTAYKLRISKASINLEECFFKQDEKLLSDWIDDDGRSSHSSQLAHAFALLSGETSVDNRKYFEDALSDTDILIPELYLHYFVFQAMQMCGREAEALGRIRKYWGNIVKTGSPTIWEAGIHECGKEAFGGDGSLCHGFATCPIAFLQNVILGIEPLTPGFESFKVEPRSLGLNSAEGRIPTPHGNIYIRWVSEGAHLNVELKVPRGTIAHVSSGSRYGEGRHFFKIKINSMPGGVIDCQNIDTVSQAVGVR from the coding sequence ATGTATGACGCATTTGAACAAAGTCCTTATAAAAATGGGAGATGGATCGCTCCCCACAACAGTGAGGATATTCAGAATTTTTATTTTCGAGCACGGACTCAATTTGATTTGTCAGATCGTTTAGAAAGGGCAGTCCTGCATCTCTGTGCCGATTCGTATTATCTGCTATTTGTAAATGGTCTTGAGGTCTCTCGTGGGCCAGCCCGGGGAACGCATACGCATAACTATTACGATTCACTCGACGTCGCTACGTATTTGAGACCAGGGCGAAATGTCATTGCCGTTTTGGTGCAGTGTATGAATTATGATACATTTGTTGCTGCACCCGTTCAACCCGGGCTTATTGCGGAAATAGATGGCGTTGTTGCGACGGATGCGTCATGGGAAGTGAGCATTGGGAACGACTGGCGCCGGGACGTTGAGTCGTATTCTATCCAAGTCGGGCATAGTGAATGGCGCGATATGCGCTTAGAGCCATTGGGTTGGACGCTTGCTGATGATTCTGTGGCTTGGGAACCTGCCTGGGTAATCCCTTTATCGAGTCAACTGTACGCTAAGAAGCTATTGCCTCGGTCGATTCCGGCGCTTATTGAACGGATAATTTTTCCCGTTGATATTCCTGTGGTTGCCAGCGTTCCTGAGGTTGCTGACTTGTGCGCAGTTGAAATATCTGAATGGATGCTTCAGGAAGCCTATTCTACTCCGAGTGAATCGCGAATTACAGGTCTGGCCACAGTGCTCAGTGGGCAAGAGGGCAATGCTCGTATAGAGCCTGCACCTGATGGTTCCGGTATTACGATTATATTCAATTTTGAAGCGGAAATCGCGGGCCGATTCAAACTTGAATTAACGGCACCGGAAGGCACCGTAGTTGATGTTTGCTATAATGAAAGTGTTAAAGATGAGCGCTTGGCGATCAAGCACAGTCAAGATAGCTACCATTTCGTCGATCGGTATGTGCTGCGCGAAGGTCGCCAGACTATTGGTAGTTCGGTCTACGACCGTGGGTTCAAAATGGTGCAGATCGTCTTGCGTAACTTTGGCTCCACAGTCGAAATCCATAAAGTCAGTGCGATCGAGAATCGATATCCATTTGTCAAACGTGGTTCCTTTCATTGCGACGATATGCTGCTTAATCGTATTTGGGACGTCTGTTGTGAGACGCTGGAAGCGTGCACTACAGATGTGTTTACAGATTGTCCATGGCGTGAACGCGCGTATTGGGTTAACGATTTGATTGTCGAGAACAAAACGTCGTTGCAAGCGTTTGGAGCTTCGGAAGTGCATCGTCGAGCTTTTCGTATGGCATTCTCCGAGGTGCGTGAGGGGGAGCTTTTCGCTGGCGTGTGTCCTTGTCCGGATGGCTATGATCATTTAGTTTTAGTACCAACCAATCTGTTTGTAGTTTTGATGCTGAAAGACTATTTGATGCATAGTGGCGACAAGCAACTAATTCGAGAGTTGCTACCAAAGATTACTATTATTTTAGAAACTTTCAGTCGATGGACAGATGATCGCGGCCTGGTTTCACCCGATGAAAGATATTGGAACTTCTTTGATTGGTCTTACGAGTTGAACGATATCTCCTTAAACGGGAAAACAACTTCATTGCTTAATTATTTATATGTCATGGCGATGAAGAGCATGCTTGAAATGGCTGAAATATCAGCGGCAAAGGTTGACGATACCGCATATAAATTAAGAATCAGTAAGGCTTCAATCAACTTAGAGGAGTGTTTCTTTAAACAGGATGAAAAACTTCTATCAGATTGGATCGATGATGATGGACGCTCGTCGCATTCCAGCCAACTTGCGCATGCATTTGCCTTATTAAGTGGTGAAACCAGCGTAGACAATCGTAAGTATTTTGAAGACGCTCTAAGTGATACAGATATATTGATTCCAGAGTTGTATTTGCATTACTTTGTTTTTCAAGCGATGCAGATGTGCGGTCGAGAAGCTGAGGCACTGGGTCGAATTCGGAAATATTGGGGCAATATTGTGAAGACAGGCTCTCCAACCATCTGGGAGGCTGGAATTCACGAGTGTGGAAAAGAGGCTTTTGGTGGCGACGGCAGCTTGTGCCATGGTTTTGCGACATGTCCAATCGCTTTTCTTCAAAATGTAATTCTGGGTATTGAGCCTCTGACCCCAGGTTTCGAGAGCTTCAAAGTCGAGCCAAGGTCTTTGGGTTTAAACTCTGCAGAAGGTCGAATTCCCACGCCTCATGGTAATATTTATATTCGTTGGGTAAGCGAGGGTGCACATTTGAATGTCGAGCTTAAAGTACCTCGGGGGACGATCGCCCACGTTTCATCTGGAAGTCGATATGGCGAAGGGCGCCACTTTTTTAAAATAAAAATTAATTCAATGCCGGGCGGAGTAATCGATTGTCAAAATATAGATACGGTGTCGCAGGCAGTTGGCGTGCGATAA